The following nucleotide sequence is from Gymnodinialimonas phycosphaerae.
GCGACCTATGTGGGCGGCTCACCCTACCAAAGCCCTGCGGTTCTTGGGTTGATTTGGCATTCCGAAGCGCAGGGTGTGTGGTCTGTGGAGGGTGGCATGCATGTGCTGGCCCGCGCGCTGCATGATCTGGCGGTGGCAAGAGGCGTGACGTTCGTGTTCGGCCAGGTCGCTGAGCGGATCGCGCAACAGGGTCGTGCGGTGTCGGCGGTACATCTTGCCGACGGCACAGCGATCGCGGCGGACACGGTGGTGTTCAACGGTGACCCACGCGCTTTGTCCAACGGACTGCTTGGGCCGCCCGCCCGCGCTGCCGTACCGAAAACGGGGACCGAACCGCGCAGCCTGTCGGCGTTTGTCTGGGGTTTCGCCGCAGAGCCCCAAGGCGTTGAACTGGCGCATCACAACGTTTTCTTCTGCGCTGACCCGAAGGTTGAATTCGGCGATATCGCCAAGGGTGACATGCCCCGCGACGCGACGCTTTATGTCTGCGCTCAGGATCGGGGCATCGTGACCCCCGAGCGACCCGAGCGTTTTGAGATCATCATGAACGGCCCCCCCGGCCACAACACGACCGAGGAGGCAAGAAAAACATGCCTAACACGCACGTTCGAGACTTTGGCGCAAATGGGATTGGCGTTCAGCCCGCGTCCCCAGACCAGCGCCTTGACGACACCGCGCGACTTCAATCAAGCGTTTCCCGGGTCGGACGGTTCCCTTTACGGGCGGAGCCCGCACGGGATGATGGCGACGTTCCAACGGCCCACGGCACGGACGGCGCTGAAGGGCCTCTACCTGGCGGGGGGCGGGGCACATCCGGGGGCGGGAGTGCCGATGGCCTGCCTCTCAGGGAAGCACGCGGCCGAGGCGATCTGGAGCGACCTTGCTTTGACGTCGACGTCCCAAAAGATGGCTACGCCTGGTGGTATGTCGACGGGATCAGCGACGATGGCGACCAAGCCATCTCCATCATCGGCTTCATAGGATCGGTCTTCTCCCCTTGGTATCGCTGGAGCGGGCGTGAGAACCCTGCAAACCACTGCTGCTTGAACGTGGCGACCTATGGGCGCGGTGGAAGGTGGACGATGACGGACCGGGGGGAAGAAGCGTTGGGCCTGTCGCGCGATGCGCTTCAGATCGGGCCAAGCGCCATGGTCTGGAAGGGTGACCGCCTTGAGGTGCAGATCAACGAAGTCAGCACGCCCCACGCCCAGCGGGTGAAGGGAACGGTGACGATCCACCCCAGTGCCGTGACAGACCGCGAGATGCTGTTGAGCGATGACGGGGCACATGTTTGGCGCCCGTTCGCCCCGACGGCCCGAATCGAAGTGGCGCTGAACCGCCCCGGCTGGACGTGGTCCGGCCATGGCTATTTCGACGCGAATTTCGGGACACGGGCGTTGGAGGCGGATTTCAACTATTGGACGTGGGGGCGGTTCCCTTTGCGGGACGGGTCCGCCTGTTTCTATGATCTGGACCGGCGCGATGGGACCAGCCTTGCAGCCGGTGTCGGATTCGCTGCCGATGGAACACCCCATGCGATCCCCCTGCCCCCAAAACAGAGACTAAAGCGCCCACTTTGGATGGTAAGGCGCGATACGCGGTCAGACGCGGACTTCAGGCCACACCAGGTGAAACCGATGCTGGATGCGCCGTTCTACAACCGCTCGGCCATTCGGACGAAGATCAATGGCGAAGAGACGACAGGCGTCTATGAAGCGCTGGATCTTGACCGGTTTCGCGGGCCCTGGCTGATGCCGATGCTTGCGGTTCGCGTGCCCCGTCGCAAGGGTTGGCCCCGCTCGTAACTTGTCGTCACCGCCTGTGCTGTCCATATAGAGCCTCAATGGATGGAGGCCCCTATGGCGAAAGATGAATTCCCCGGTTGGCACGGCACGACGATCATTGGTGTCCGCAAGGGCGGCAAGGTCGTGGTGGCCGGTGACGGACAGGTCAGCCTTGGGCAGACCGTGATCAAGGGCAGCGCCCGAAAAGTGCGGCGTTTGTCACCCGGCGGCTACGACGTGGTCTGCGGTTTCGCAGGCTCCACCGCCGATGCCTTCACCCTACTGGAACGCCTGGAGACCAAGCTGGAAGCAACGCCAGGGCAATTGCAGCGCGCGTCGGTTGAGCTGGCCAAGGACTGGCGCACGGACAAATACCTGCAAAAGCTGGAGGCGATGCTGATCGTCACCGATGGCGCCGAGCTTTACATCATCACCGGCGCCGGTGACGTGCTGGAGCCGGAACACGGCATTGCGGCGATTGGATCCGGTGGAAACTACGCGCTCGCCGCCGCCCGCGGGATGCTGGATAGCGACAAGGACGCCGAGGCGATTGCCCGCGATGCCATGGCGATTGCCTCGGATATTTGCGTCTACACCAATGGCAACCTCACCGTTGAAACGATCGATGCAAAAGGCAGCGCATGACCGACATCACCCGCGATGATCTACGCGCGGCCGTCGGCGCAGGGGCGATGACCGAGGCGCAAGCGGCCTCTCTCATTGCGCTGGCGGAGGAACG
It contains:
- the hslV gene encoding ATP-dependent protease subunit HslV; translated protein: MAKDEFPGWHGTTIIGVRKGGKVVVAGDGQVSLGQTVIKGSARKVRRLSPGGYDVVCGFAGSTADAFTLLERLETKLEATPGQLQRASVELAKDWRTDKYLQKLEAMLIVTDGAELYIITGAGDVLEPEHGIAAIGSGGNYALAAARGMLDSDKDAEAIARDAMAIASDICVYTNGNLTVETIDAKGSA
- the crtC gene encoding carotenoid 1,2-hydratase, whose amino-acid sequence is MSDDGDQAISIIGFIGSVFSPWYRWSGRENPANHCCLNVATYGRGGRWTMTDRGEEALGLSRDALQIGPSAMVWKGDRLEVQINEVSTPHAQRVKGTVTIHPSAVTDREMLLSDDGAHVWRPFAPTARIEVALNRPGWTWSGHGYFDANFGTRALEADFNYWTWGRFPLRDGSACFYDLDRRDGTSLAAGVGFAADGTPHAIPLPPKQRLKRPLWMVRRDTRSDADFRPHQVKPMLDAPFYNRSAIRTKINGEETTGVYEALDLDRFRGPWLMPMLAVRVPRRKGWPRS
- the crtD gene encoding 1-hydroxycarotenoid 3,4-desaturase CrtD, whose amino-acid sequence is MEDERLTESAHSAVVIGAGIGGLSAALRLAAKGLRVTVVEAADGPGGKMRTVPSHAGPVDIGPTVLTMRPVFESLFADVGERLEDHVTLHRDPLLARHFWRDGSTLDLFDDPDASVEAVRVFAGNRAASQFARFAASAKTLYDAFDGPIMQSAAPALGPLTAHVLRNPRLIPAMMPGLSLARRLQMSFDDPRLQQLFGRYATYVGGSPYQSPAVLGLIWHSEAQGVWSVEGGMHVLARALHDLAVARGVTFVFGQVAERIAQQGRAVSAVHLADGTAIAADTVVFNGDPRALSNGLLGPPARAAVPKTGTEPRSLSAFVWGFAAEPQGVELAHHNVFFCADPKVEFGDIAKGDMPRDATLYVCAQDRGIVTPERPERFEIIMNGPPGHNTTEEARKTCLTRTFETLAQMGLAFSPRPQTSALTTPRDFNQAFPGSDGSLYGRSPHGMMATFQRPTARTALKGLYLAGGGAHPGAGVPMACLSGKHAAEAIWSDLALTSTSQKMATPGGMSTGSATMATKPSPSSAS